The genomic DNA CGCCGGAGAGTTGTTGCGGCGCGGCGGGCTCGTCGCCTTCCCGACAGAGACCGTTTACGGCCTCGGCGCGAACGCGTTGGACGCGAACGCGGTTGCGCGAATTTTCGCCGCCAAGGGACGTCCGACGTACGATCCATTGATCGTTCATGTACTAAACGCTGGAGTTGCTCGCGCGGTTGCACGCGAGTGGCCGGATGCGGCGGAGCGTCTGGCGAGAGCATTCTGGCCGGGGCCGCTGACGCTCGTGGTGCCCAAGCGGCGAATGATTCCCGACATCGTCACTGCCGGACTGGATACGGTGGGGCTGCGCGTTCCTTCGCATCCGGTGGCGCGCGCCATTCTCGAAGCGGCCACGGTGCCGATCGCCGCGCCGAGCGCGAATCGGTTCAGCGAATTGTCACCGACGCGGGCGGAACACGTGGACCGGGCGTTGGGCGATCGGGTCGATCTGATCGTGGATGGCGGCCCGACGACGGTGGGCATCGAGTCGACGGTGGTCGATGTTTCCGGTGACCGGCCGGTGATTCTGCGACCGGGGACCATTCCGTCGCCGGAGCTGGCCGCCGCGATCGGTGCGTTAGACATCGCGACGTTGGGCGGGCGGGACGACAGCACGCAAGCGCGCCGGGCACCCGGGATGCTGGACCGGCACTACGCTCCGCGCGCCCGGCTGGAAGTGTTCTCGGTCGGGTCGCGGGCGGCGGCCTTGGCGGCGGCCTACGCAGCGCGCGGCTCGACCGTCGGGGCGCTGCTGTTGGCGCCGTTGGACGGCAGCGCGGCCCAGACGGTGCAAATGCCTAACGATCCGGCGGCGTACGCGCGGGCGCTGTATCACGCGTTGCACACGCTCGATGCGGCGGGGTGCGATGTGATCCTCGTGGAAGCGCCACCGGAGGGCGCGGCGTGGGCCGGCGTCAGGGACCGGTTGTCGCGCGCCGCACGGCCGGCCGGCGCCTAACGGAATTCACGCGCTCCGCTGGGCGCCGAAGAAGCGGCGGATCATGCGCATCATGCCGAGCGGCGTCCGACCCCGCTCCAGCGCCGCGGCGAGTTGGCGACCCGTCTGCCACCGCTTGTCCAATTCCTTTTCGAGGCAGCACTCGATGGCGCGCACGAGATCGCGAGGCGCGTGCGGGGCGAGGCCTGCCAACGGCGGCACCGGCGAAAAGAGGTGCTTGGCCGTGATCTCGGCGAACGATTCACCGGTGA from Gemmatimonadaceae bacterium includes the following:
- a CDS encoding L-threonylcarbamoyladenylate synthase, whose amino-acid sequence is MTDEQVRYLTVDPDRPDADIVRRAGELLRRGGLVAFPTETVYGLGANALDANAVARIFAAKGRPTYDPLIVHVLNAGVARAVAREWPDAAERLARAFWPGPLTLVVPKRRMIPDIVTAGLDTVGLRVPSHPVARAILEAATVPIAAPSANRFSELSPTRAEHVDRALGDRVDLIVDGGPTTVGIESTVVDVSGDRPVILRPGTIPSPELAAAIGALDIATLGGRDDSTQARRAPGMLDRHYAPRARLEVFSVGSRAAALAAAYAARGSTVGALLLAPLDGSAAQTVQMPNDPAAYARALYHALHTLDAAGCDVILVEAPPEGAAWAGVRDRLSRAARPAGA